In a single window of the Fusarium falciforme chromosome 3, complete sequence genome:
- a CDS encoding Altered inheritance of mitochondria protein 11, whose amino-acid sequence MASTYAAMPGTASTPAAQADRATAAPTEVPSTSPPWTRQLKQFGLFFAGAGFMAASVAISRRSVLRRRLDSLPKFYSSNRQPVKFDSADRSLLAVQALGLATLNVMSFAVLLVGGISWGFDLSSIQELRERSQAAIRRPGLVNPEDEKEMEKMMEDLMARLGMDKPTASEKPSSDSNKD is encoded by the coding sequence ATGGCCAGCACATACGCCGCTATGCCGGGCACAGCCAGCACCCCTGCGGCTCAAGCTGATCGAGCCACCGCGGCTCCGACTGAAGTCCCATCAACATCCCCGCCGTGGACCCGTCAACTCAAGCAATTTGGTCTATTTTTCGCTGGTGCAGGATTTATGGCTGCATCTGTAGCTATCTCACGACGCTCAGTGTTGAGGAGGCGGCTGGATTCCCTCCCCAAGTTCTACTCATCCAATCGGCAGCCGGTAAAGTTCGACTCGGCGGATAGGTCTCTACTTGCAGTGCAGGCTCTTGGACTTGCCACACTCAATGTCATGAGCTTCGCTGTCCTGTTGGTTGGAGGAATATCATGGGGCTTTGACCTCTCCTCGATTCAAGAGCTGCGGGAGAGAAGTCAAGCGGCAATTCGTCGGCCGGGGTTGGTAAACCCTGAGGACGAGAAGGAaatggagaagatgatggaggacCTGATGGCTCGACTTGGCATGGACAAGCCAACAGCATCTGAGAAGCCATCAAGCGACTCCAACAAGGACTGA
- a CDS encoding C3H1-type domain-containing protein gives MSFYGSGYGLPHGYQTSQPYEYPPGQAYTAPPFLTSATLGDQHAAYSHGTVEAYKYNHTAIPGLGMSFSHDTAPWQSAWPHGPVEAQTGTNDPSPMKQTTVPVGLTTKDLQVAHNKQHGSGTDDDAMEEGEVSEGELEDIYEPGEVDMTKNGASDPQSLGHKAQVGCHDARSQIPATAALPTNASSKENAWNGDQPARDRSGSYSPYLSPREIQSNGLENGASCAQTPRSDGPPQVIELTSPNRPQHVHVRDSEMGHTQTSQSDKVLFEFKKRAQDAIVRLWPLNVRYQNYVEEGVDKMVLDQLFMELGLDITAHAPVLEETRVLAAPEATDTSGNAYNESSHLMTTSNNDEKSESTDRAKDKSEERKDRIARLLAAKGSKSTATTVDDNKTPKTSVDVSAATTISKPEKTKSQSEKSKLIQQKMEALMKAREANAKATQAPAPSIPVPPSVVAPESSETPRAVSPDAMNLDDQQVAAPDRTDTASAPSIPGLFLSSSAPSPAPNQRKRPVAADLNEQSTAAAQKRPFGQARDSRPFLIDVSDDEDDAEMEIDSPELRPSSIQRPTTPGSRTISFRDHPALPDSASHRAVSSPKAAGTPTSNVNSKVNLENMNKKIEDMRRKIAEAEARKKAKQSNNGSPSLPQSQAQSKEGSVDAASEPTPAVSTPAVSTELGSGAAVGEGRASTPLRRRPSLNALETLPKTRTRDQQARPALRARVASERLPILEARRREQTVRLEHLQSEVVRITKEIQDSLAEEERLKQDALQSESEPASRPSEPEPDAIQGEPPDSEHHTRRRSRLELAPELASSRRLISRSAEPVPDLPAADDAVVESPGQNDAIHSSDEADQDASMDESSSSDMAEAAEALEAVQVESATNEHAAVESIADENHHSSTPNTPSSANHAQTPLEGTPLGVAHGDDAELEEDVAMEEVAGDSNDENEVDESSDEYEPTEAGIELPSQQAPSHPQSPASQSNVADDTLLETTDADTQGASVTSPIPHAISTGNGELGFDDIGEVNETMTTQGMPETNGPRSSFIPYETPLHYFRAYRFHPQFEDSVSGGLRSLTYSNKIDVKKEVCPDQLTEGSCPRGNECPFQHFEEMQAPDDQILLQLGAYGNYEGEQKQDYVAGLRELLTDFRNRKVKDFQTISQGIIEYRAKFHGDKSKVLPLGGVTL, from the exons ATGAGCTTCTACGGTTCCGGCTATGGGCTTCCCCATGGCTACCAAACATCACAACCCTATGAATACCCTCCAGGTCAAGCGTATACTGCGCCGCCGTTCCTCACGAGTGCAACCTTGGGAGACCAGCATGCAGCTTATAGTCATGGCACTGTGGAAGCCTACAAGTACAATCACACCGCCATACCTGGACTAGGTATGAGCTTCTCTCACGACACCGCGCCATGGCAATCTGCCTGGCCTCACGGCCCCGTCGAAGCGCAAACCGGAACAAACGATCCATCCCCGATGAAACAAACCACCGTACCTGTTGGACTCACGACAAAGGACCTTCAGGTGGCGCACAATAAGCAACACGGCTCAGGCACCGACGATGATGCTAtggaagagggagaggtcAGTGAAGGAGAGTTAGAGGACATCTATGAGCCTGGTGAGGTTGACATGACCAAAAATGGTGCGAGCGATCCGCAAAGCCTAGGGCATAAAGCCCAGGTTGGCTGCCACGATGCCAGGTCCCAGATTCCTGCAACCGCGGCCCTGCCAACCAACGCATCTTCCAAGGAAAACGCCTGGAACGGAGACCAGCCTGCTCGAGACCGCTCTGGCTCGTACTCGCCCTATCTCTCACCGCGCGAGATACAGTCGAACGGCCTCGAAAACGGCGCGTCATGCGCTC AAACACCACGCAGTGATGGACCCCCTCAAGTTATCGAACTTACGAGCCCAAACCGCCCCCAACATGTTCATGTTCGTGACAGCGAAATGGGACATACTCAAACAAGCCAGTCGGACAAAGTGCTGTTCGAGTTCAAGAAGCGGGCCCAAGACGCAATCGTCCGCCTCTGGCCGCTCAATGTGCGATACCAGAACTACGTTGAGGAGGGGGTGGACAAAATGGTTCTCGATCAACTGTTCATGGAACTGGGTCTCGACATCACTGCCCATGCTCCAGTTTTGGAAGAAACAAGGGTACTTGCAGCACCCGAAGCTACAGACACATCGGGCAATGCGTATAATGAAAGCAGCCACTTGATGACAACAAGCAACAACGATGAGAAGTCGGAAAGCACAGATCGAGCCAAGGACAAGTCGGAAGAGCGAAAAGACCGAATAGCACGGCTGCTGGCTGCGAAGGGTTCCAAGTCAACTGCAACAACTGTGGACGACAACAAAACTCCAAAGACTTCTGTGGACGTCTCTGCCGCAACTACTATCAGCAAGCCCGAGAAGACTAAATCTCAATCAGAAAAGTCCAAGCTGATACAGCAAAAAATGGAAGCACTCATGAAAGCGCGGGAGGCGAATGCAAAAGCAACGCAGGCCCCGGCCCCTTCTATCCCTGTTCCACCATCCGTTGTGGCGCCTGAATCGAGCGAGACACCAAGAGCTGTATCCCCTGATGCAATGAACCTCGACGATCAGCAAGTGGCCGCACCGGACAGGACTGATACAGCCTCGGCGCCCTCCATTCCAGGGCTGTTCTTGTCGTCCAGCGCGCCATCACCTGCCCCTAATCAGCGCAAACGACCTGTCGCAGCGGACCTCAACGAGCAATCTACGGCTGCCGCGCAGAAACGCCCCTTTGGTCAAGCGCGTGACTCGCGGCCGTTCCTGATTGATGTCAgcgatgacgaagacgatgCTGAGATGGAGATCGACTCTCCTGAGCTTCGACCCTCCTCGATCCAACGGCCCACGACGCCTGGCTCAAGAACTATTTCCTTCCGTGACCATCCAGCATTGCCCGACAGTGCATCTCACCGCGCAGTTTCTAGCCCCAAGGCAGCGGGAACTCCGACATCCAATGTTAACAGCAAGGTCAATTTGGAGAACATGAACAAGAAGATCGAGGATATGAGACGGAAAATTGCTGAAGCGGAAGCCCGTAAGAAGGCAAAGCAGTCCAACAACGGTtcaccttctcttcctcaatCCCAAGCTCAATCAAAGGAGGGTAGTGTCGATGCCGCCTCCGAGCCAACGCCTGCGGTGTCGACACCCGCAGTGTCAACTGAGCTGGGGTCGGGTGCTGCTGTTGGCGAAGGTCGTGCGTCCACACCACTTCGTCGCCGCCCGTCTTTGAATGCGCTCGAGACCCTACCCAAAACCAGGACCCGAGATCAACAAGCGAGACCTGCACTTCGCGCTCGAGTTGCCAGTGAACGCCTGCCCATCTTGGAAGCCCGTAGGAGGGAACAGACTGTTCGGCTGGAGCACTTGCAATCTGAAGTCGTTAGGATCACAAAGGAGATTCAAGATAGcttggctgaagaggagCGACTGAAGCAAGATGCACTGCAGTCTGAATCTGAACCAGCTTCGCGGCCAAGCGAGCCCGAACCAGACGCCATCCAAGGTGAGCCCCCGGATTCGGAACACCACACGAGAAGACGAAGCCGACTAGAACTTGCGCCTGAACTCGCTTCATCCCGGAGACTAATCTCTCGCTCAGCTGAACCAGTGCCGGACCTGCCTGCTGCGGATGATGCTGTTGTGGAATCTCCGGGACAGAACGACGCGATCCATTCAAGTGACGAGGCCGACCAAGATGCATCCATGGATGAATCCTCAAGCAGTGATATGGCTGAGGCCGCAGAGGCACTTGAAGCAGTCCAGGTCGAATCCGCGACAAACGAACACGCAGCCGTCGAGAGCATTGCTGATGAAAATCACCATTCATCTACGCCTAACACTCCAAGCTCCGCAAATCACGCGCAAACTCCTCTAGAGGGCACACCCCTTGGAGTTGcccatggcgatgatgcaGAGCTGGAAGAGGATGTTGCTATGGAAGAGGTGGCGGGTGACAGCAACGATGAGAACGAAGTTGATGAGTCCTCGGATGAGTATGAACCAACAGAGGCAGGCATCGAATTGCCATCTCAGCAAGCCCCTAGCCATCCACAGTCCCCGGCCAGCCAAAGCAATGTGGCCGATGACACGCTCCTAGAAACGACTGACGCTGACACGCAGGGCGCTTCGGTCACATCGCCCATTCCTCACGCAATTTCAACAGGCAATGGAGAGTTGGGATTTGATGACATTGGAGAA GTCAACGAAACCATGACGACGCAGGGAATGCCGGAAACTAATGGCCCTCGGTCATCGTTCATCCCGTACGAGACACCTCTTCATTACTTCAGGGCGTATCGCTTTCACCCCCAGTTCGAAGACTCAGTGTCTGGGGGCCTGCGATCCTTGACATACAGCAACAAAATCGACGTGAAAAAGGAAGTATGCCCTGATCAACTCACCGAAGGGAGCTGCCCAAGAGGCAACGAGTGTCCATTCCAGCACTTTGAAGAGATGCAAGCCCCGG ATGACCAGATCCTCCTTCAGCTCGGTGCCTATGGTAACTACGAGGGGGAGCAGAAGCAGGATTACGTTGCAGGACTTCGCGAACTGCTCACGGACTTCCGCAACCGAAAGGTGAAGGACTTCCAGACAATCAGTCAAGGCATCATCGAATACCGCGCCAAATTCCATGGCGACAAGTCGAAGGTCCTTCCTCTAGGTGGTGTCACCTTATGA
- a CDS encoding Putative endonuclease LCL3 → MSKSFVGNVKSVLSGDTLILTSPNNPNAERTFSLAYVTAPHLRREGDEPFAFQSREYLRNLVVGKPVKCSVLYTIPTSGRDFGTAELQDGTHLPDELVKAGWLKVREDAGRKEESDDVLDRLETLRQLENKAKAEDKGLHVGVGGIIEVQNDLGGPDFMKEWKGKTVDGIVERVLSGDRLLVRLLLSEKKHVQPMTLLAGVRTPSTERTLPSTGTTQPAEEYGNEARAFVETRLLQRKVKVEIVGASPQGQLVATVLHPRGNIAEFLLQEGLARCNDFHSTMLGEKMAALRAAEKQAQSKKIRLHKHHVAKAEGGNQDMIVSKIIGADTIIVRNKAGTTEKRINISSVRGPRTTEPSESPFREEAKEFLRQKLIGKHVRISIDGTKPASEGFDAREVATVTEKNTNINLLLVENGWASVIRHRKDDTDRAPNYDELLAAQEKAKEEKKGMWSGKPQKAKQYFDLSENAQKAKIMLATLQRQKKVPAIVDFCKAGSRFTILIPRENVKLTMVLGGIRAPRAPRADGEGGEPFGKESLELANRRCNQRDCEVDIHDMDKVGGFIGELYINRENFAKVLVEEGLASVHAYSAEKSGNAAELFTAEKKAKEARLGLWHDWDPSQDEEYEEEEAADAAPEAEVSIDKKPTDYRDVVITNIDANGKIKIQEIGKGTAALESLTSEFRKFHLDSKNNNPLKDAPKTGEYVSAKFSADGQWYRARVRANDRTAKKSEVVYIDYGNSEKIPWNHLRTLDQSKFGPQKLKAQAVDASLSFVQLPTGADYFEDAIGFIYELTENKRLVASFDFVDNKENVSYVTLYDTGSSGELPGPNDSINKEVVAGGYGMVPKKLKAWERSKAFEPTLKHLKEVESQAKQERQGMWEYGDITED, encoded by the coding sequence ATGTCCAAATCCTTTGTTGGCAACGTCAAGAGCGTTCTCAGTGGCGACACTCTGATCCTGACTAGCCCCAACAACCCCAATGCTGAGCGAACCTTCTCCCTCGCCTACGTTACTGCTCCCCATCTGAGGCGTGAAGGCGATGAGCCCTTCGCCTTCCAGTCTCGAGAGTACCTTCGcaacctcgtcgtcggcaaGCCTGTCAAGTGTTCCGTCCTCTACACCATTCCTACTTCGGGCCGCGACTTTGGTACTGCTGAGCTCCAGGATGGCACCCACCTGCCCGATGAGCtggtcaaggctggctggctgaaggTTCGCGAGGATGCTGGTCGGAAGGAAGAGTCGGACGACGTTCTCGACCGACTCGAAACCCTCCGCCAGCTcgagaacaaggccaaggctgaggacaAGGGTCTCCATGTGGGTGTGGGCGGCATCATCGAGGTGCAAAACGACCTGGGCGGCCCCGATTTCATGAAGGAATGGAAGGGCAAGACTGTGGACGGTATCGTCGAGCGAGTTCTCAGCGGTGACCGACTTCTGGTACGACTCCTCCTCTCGGAGAAGAAGCATGTTCAGCCCATGACTCTGCTTGCTGGTGTCCGAACCCCCTCGACTGAGCGAACACTGCCCTCGACTGGCACCACCCAGCCTGCCGAGGAATACGGAAATGAGGCCAGGGCTTTCGTCGAGACAAGACTCCTCCAACGTAAGGTCAAGGTTGAGATTGTCGGCGCTAGCCCTCAAGGCCAGCTTGTGGCCACCGTCCTGCACCCCCGAGGCAACATTGCCGAGTTCCTGCTCCAGGAGGGCCTCGCTCGTTGCAATGATTTCCATTCCACAATGCTCGGCGAGAAGATGGCTGCTCTCCGCGCCGCAGAGAAGCAGGCCCAGTCCAAGAAGATCCGACTCCACAAGCACCACgttgccaaggctgagggtGGCAACCAGGACATGATTGTGTCCAAGATTATTGGTGCAGACACCATTATTGTCAGAAACAAGGCTGGCACCACAGAGAAGAGAATCAACATCAGCAGCGTCCGAGGACCTCGAACTACAGAACCCTCCGAAAGCCCCTTCCGagaagaggccaaggagtTCCTTCGCCAGAAGCTTATAGGAAAGCACGTGCGAATTAGCATCGATGGTACCAAGCCTGCATCTGAGGGCTTCGATGCTCGAGAGGTCGCCACTGTTACTGAGAAGAACACCAACATCAACCTCCTCTTGGTCGAGAATGGATGGGCATCCGTAATCCGACACCGAAAGGATGATACCGACAGAGCCCCCAACTATGACGAGCTGCTTGCTGCtcaggagaaggccaaggaggagaagaagggcatgTGGTCTGGCAAGCCCCAGAAGGCTAAGCAGTACTTTGATCTCTCTGAAAACGCACAGAAGGCCAAGATTATGCTGGCAACTCTGCAGCGACAGAAGAAGGTCCCCGCCATTGTCGATTTCTGCAAGGCAGGCTCCCGGTTCACCATCCTGATCCCTCGCGAGAACGTCAAGCTCACCATGGTCCTGGGCGGCATCCGCGCCCCTCGAGCTCCCCGAGCCGACGGTGAGGGTGGCGAGCCCTTCGGAAAGGAATCACTTGAGCTTGCCAACCGCCGCTGCAACCAGCGCGACTGTGAGGTCGACATTCACGACATGGACAAGGTCGGTGGTTTCATCGGCGAATTGTACATCAACCGAGAGAACTTTGCCAAGGTGTTGGTGGAAGAAGGTCTGGCCTCTGTCCATGCCTACTCTGCTGAAAAGTCAGGCAATGCTGCTGAGCTGTTTActgccgagaagaaggcgaagGAGGCCCGACTTGGTCTGTGGCACGACTGGGACCCTTCCCAAGACGAGGAgtatgaagaggaagaggctgccGATGCTGCCCCCGAGGCTGAAGTGTCGATTGACAAGAAGCCTACCGATTACCGCGATGTTGTTATTACCAACATTGACGCTAATGGTAAGATCAAGATCCAGGAGATTGGCAAGGGTACGGCCGCCCTGGAGAGTCTTACAAGTGAATTCCGAAAGTTCCACCTCGACTCTAAGAACAACAACCCCCTCAAGGATGCACCCAAGACTGGCGAGTATGTGTCTGCCAAGTTCTCCGCCGACGGTCAGTGGTACCGAGCTCGTGTGAGGGCAAACGACCGCACCGCCAAGAAGTCTGAGGTCGTCTACATCGACTACGGCAACAGCGAGAAGATCCCCTGGAATCACCTGCGCACCCTGGATCAGTCCAAGTTCGGCCcgcagaagctcaaggctcaGGCCGTTGATGCTTCCCTGTCATTTGTGCAGCTCCCCACTGGCGCCGACTACTTTGAGGATGCCATCGGCTTCATCTATGAGCTGACTGAGAACAAGCGCCTGGTTGCCAGCTTCGATTTCGTGGACAACAAGGAGAACGTGAGCTACGTGACGCTCTACGATACCGGCTCCTCGGGTGAGCTTCCTGGTCCCAACGACTCGATCAACAAGGAGGTTGTTGCCGGCGGTTACGGCATGGttcccaagaagctcaaggcctgGGAGCGCAGCAAGGCATTTGAGCCTACTCTGAAGCACCTTAAGGAGGTCGAGAGCCAGGCCAAGCAGGAGCGACAGGGCATGTGGGAGTATGGTGATATCACTGAGGATTAA
- a CDS encoding Transaldolase, giving the protein MSTSLDQLKATGTTVVSDSGDFASIGKYKPQDATTNPSLILAASKKAEYAKLIDVAIDYAKQKGGSVDQQVDDALDRLLVEFGKEILKIIPGKVSTEVDARYSFDTQASVNKALHLIELYGEQGISKDRVLIKIAATWEGIKAAEILQRDHGINCNLTLMFSLVQAIGAAEANAYLISPFVGRILDWFKAHTKKDYAKEEDPGVASVKAIFNYYKKFGYKTIVMGASFRNTGEITELAGCDYLTISPNLLEELLNSEEAVPKKLNAEEAAALDLEKKTYINDEALFRFDFNEDQMAVEKLREGISKFAADAVTLKGILKEKLA; this is encoded by the exons ATGTCTACCTCTCTCGATCAGCTCAAGGCCACCGGCACT ACCGTTGTGTCCGACTCTG GTGACTTTGCCT CCATTGGCAAGTACAAGCCTCAGGATGCTACCACCAACCCCTCCCTCATCCTCGCTGcctccaagaaggccgagtaCGCCAAGCTGATCGATGTCGCCATCGACTACGCTAAGCAGAAGGGTGGCTCCGTCGACCagcaggttgatgatgccctCGACCGCCTCCTTGTTGAGTTCGGCAAGGAGATTCTCAAGATCATTCCCGGCAAGGTCTCCACTGAGGTCGATGCCCGTTACTCTTTCGATACCCAGGCCTCCGTCAACAAGGCCCTTCACCTTATTGAG CTCTACGGTGAGCAGGGCATCTCCAAGGACCGTGTCCTGATCAAGATTGCCGCTACCTGGGAGGGTATCAAGGCCGCCGAGATTCTTCAGCGCGACCACGGCATCAACTGCAACCTTACCCTCATGTTCTCGCTTGTCCAGGCCATTGGTGCTGCCGAGGCCAACGCCTACCTCATCTCTCCCTTCGTCGGTCGCATCCTTGACTGGTTCAAGGCTCACACCAAGAAGGATTACGCTAAGGAGGAGGACCCCGGTGTCGCCTCCGTCAAGGCCATCTTCAACTACTACAAGAAGTTCGGCTACAAGACCATTGTCATGGGTGCCTCTTTCCGAAACACTGGCGAGATCACCGAGCTTGCTGGCTGTGACTACCTGACCATCTCC CCCAACctgctcgaggagctcctcaactCCGAGGAGGCCGtccccaagaagctcaacgctgaggaggctgctgctctggacctcgagaagaagacctaCATCAACGATGAGGCCCTCTTCCGCTTCGACTTCAACGAGGACCAGATGGCCGTCGAGAAGCTCCGTGAGGGTATCAGCAAGTTCGCTGCTGACGCCGTCACCCTCAAGGGTAtcctcaaggagaagctcgcTTAA
- a CDS encoding Metallophos domain-containing protein yields MAIMITARQRRLLVLLSTAFFVFSVFYCCSRLVALTMPHDDQTDYDQPKVEISRADNPMSYGMYNRPAYDGIDLVRNLPSEYIPTKANGRRLVVIGDIHGMLDPFEKLLKKITFDPKRDHIVAVGDMVNKGPKTPELINRLMELKASAVRGNHEDRVILAWSALNAQQGVQAYLDSEAETKRRGEEEDLKTARSLNEAQMNWLKNLPVILSAEPMSLFIVHAGLVPGVPVHQQDPWAVMNMRTLRFPRAEFRIKEIEKKRKQEERKKKQELEKQQEEELKKLAEKLPKRDEPSSDEEGQEASVLVPRAQPDAAASAGDPALELLSTDRDVWIPVNDRGGEQWSNLWNSEQKKLPAIERRTIIYGHDAKMGYKEDTYTFGLDSGCAKGNALTALVIQGTEDGGWKPLTFQVECKKGWF; encoded by the coding sequence ATGGCTATAATGATCACGGCACGGCAGCGGAGGTTGCTCGTCCTACTCTCCACCGCATTCTTCGTCTTCAGCGTCTTTTACTGCTGCTCGCGCCTCGTCGCACTCACCATGCCCCACGACGACCAGACCGACTATGACCAGCCCAAGGTCGAGATATCGAGAGCTGATAACCCTATGTCTTACGGCATGTACAACCGACCCGCCTACGACGGCATCGACCTTGTTAGGAACCTCCCGAGCGAATACATTCCAACAAAGGCCAACGGCCGCCGATTGGTTGTTATCGGTGATATACATGGCATGCTCGACCCCTtcgagaagctgctcaagaagatcacATTTGATCCCAAGCGCGATCACATCGTCGCTGTGGGCGACATGGTCAACAAGGGCCCCAAGACCCCCGAGTTGATCAACCGACTCatggagctcaaggccagcgCCGTCCGCGGAAACCACGAAGATCGTGTGATCCTTGCCTGGTCAGCCCTCAACGCTCAGCAGGGTGTCCAGGCATATCTTGACTCGGAAGCGGAAACAAAGAGAcgcggcgaggaggaagatctcAAGACGGCACGAAGCCTGAACGAAGCGCAAATGAATTGGCTCAAGAACCTCCCCGTCATCCTGTCCGCGGAGCCCATGTCCCTCTTCATCGTTCACGCCGGCCTGGTCCCCGGTGTCCCCGTCCATCAGCAGGATCCCTGGGCCGTCATGAACATGCGCACTCTGCGCTTCCCCCGCGCCGAGTTCCGCATTAAAGAGATTGAAAAGAAGCGCAAGCaggaagagaggaagaagaaacaggagctcgagaagcagcaggaAGAGGAACTGAAGAAGCTCGCGGAAAAATTGCCCAAGCGAGACGAACCCTCCTCTGACGAAGAGGGCCAAGAGGCTTCCGTCCTCGTCCCCCGTGCGCAGCCCGATGCCGCAGCATCGGCCGGCGATCCCGCACTCGAGCTTCTTAGCACCGACCGCGATGTATGGATCCCTGTCAATGACCGTGGGGGCGAGCAGTGGTCCAACCTGTGGAACAgcgagcagaagaagctcccTGCCATTGAGCGTCGTACTATCATATACGGCCATGACGCCAAGATGGGTTATAAAGAAGACACATACACCTTCGGCCTCGACTCGGGTTGCGCCAAGGGCAACGCTCTTACTGCCCTCGTTATCCAGGGCACTGAGGATGGCGGCTGGAAGCCTCTGACCTTTCAAGTTGAGTGCAAGAAGGGCTGGTTCTAG